One window from the genome of Ammoniphilus sp. CFH 90114 encodes:
- a CDS encoding valine--tRNA ligase, whose product MSENQTKEMPTKYDPKETEGKWYTYWLEGEYFKAERNGDKTPYTIVIPPPNVTGNLHIGHALNNTLQDILIRTKRMQGFDALWLPGMDHAGIATQARVEAMLKEEGTSRYDLGREKFVEKVWEWKEKYAGVIRQQWSKMGLSLDYSRERFTLDAGLSNAVREVFVRLYEKGLIYRGAYIINWDPQTRTALSDIEVEYKEVKGALYHLRYPLKDGTGSIEVATTRPETMLGDTAVAVHPEDERYKDLIGKIVILPIVGREIQIVADEYVDKEFGSGAVKITPAHDPNDFELGNRHGLEQILVMDETGKMNDNAGPYAGLDRFACRKKIVADLQEQGVCFKIEEHIHQVGHSERSGAVVEPYLSTQWFVKMGPLAEEAIKRQKQEDAVAFVPDRFEKIYLHWIENIRDWCISRQLWWGHRIPAWYCEDCGEMTVSRTDIHTCPKCESEKLTQDNDVLDTWFSSALWPFSTLGWPDQTEDMKHFYPTNVLVTGYDIIFFWVARMMFTAHEFTDQNPFKNVLITGLVRDAEGRKMSKSLGNGVDPMEVIEQYGADAMRFMLATGNTPGNDQRFRWERVEAARNFANKIWNASRFALMNLEGITVQDIDLSGPLGTTDKWILTRLNETIEGVTRLLEQFEFGEAGRTLYNFIWDDLCDWYIEMAKPHLYGEDAAAKRTTQSVLSHVLENTLRLLHPFMPFITEEIWQHLPHVGKSITVAEWPKVNESLHFPDSVKQMGLLMDVIRNVRNIRAEMNVPLSKKIELMIKPTNEEAGSLLVQGEEYIRRFCNPEKLEISLSLTTPDKVVSAVVTGAEIYLPLAGLIDLDKEIARLEKEADNLQKEVERVEKKLSNQGFLAKAPEQVVEEERAKGRDYQEKLETVKARIVELKS is encoded by the coding sequence ATGTCGGAGAATCAAACGAAGGAAATGCCAACGAAATATGACCCGAAGGAAACGGAGGGGAAATGGTACACGTACTGGCTTGAAGGAGAATATTTTAAAGCGGAGCGCAATGGGGATAAAACACCCTATACCATTGTGATCCCGCCGCCTAATGTTACCGGGAACTTACATATTGGTCACGCCTTAAACAATACCCTTCAAGATATACTCATTCGTACGAAGCGCATGCAGGGATTTGACGCCCTTTGGTTGCCTGGAATGGACCATGCGGGAATCGCTACGCAAGCTCGTGTAGAGGCCATGTTGAAGGAAGAAGGAACTTCTCGTTATGATCTTGGTCGGGAGAAGTTTGTAGAGAAGGTTTGGGAATGGAAAGAGAAGTATGCAGGCGTTATTCGCCAGCAGTGGTCGAAGATGGGACTTTCTCTCGATTATTCCCGTGAGCGTTTTACCTTGGATGCCGGCTTGTCCAATGCGGTTCGTGAGGTGTTCGTTCGGTTATATGAGAAGGGCTTGATCTATCGTGGAGCTTATATTATTAACTGGGACCCACAAACGAGAACGGCCTTATCAGATATTGAGGTAGAATACAAGGAAGTGAAGGGAGCGCTCTATCATCTTCGTTATCCGTTGAAGGATGGTACAGGATCTATTGAAGTCGCAACGACGCGTCCCGAAACGATGCTTGGCGATACAGCGGTAGCTGTTCATCCAGAGGACGAGCGTTATAAGGACTTGATTGGTAAGATCGTTATCTTGCCGATTGTTGGCCGTGAAATTCAAATCGTTGCAGACGAATATGTAGATAAGGAGTTTGGAAGTGGAGCAGTGAAAATTACCCCTGCCCATGATCCTAATGACTTTGAGTTAGGAAATCGCCACGGATTAGAACAAATATTAGTTATGGACGAAACCGGTAAGATGAATGATAATGCCGGTCCCTATGCTGGATTAGATCGATTTGCTTGCCGCAAGAAGATTGTGGCAGATCTTCAGGAGCAAGGGGTTTGCTTTAAGATTGAAGAACACATTCATCAAGTGGGACACAGTGAACGAAGCGGAGCTGTAGTTGAGCCTTATTTATCTACACAATGGTTTGTAAAGATGGGACCACTCGCGGAGGAAGCAATCAAGCGTCAGAAACAAGAGGATGCCGTTGCCTTCGTTCCAGATCGTTTTGAAAAGATTTACTTACACTGGATCGAGAATATTCGCGATTGGTGTATCTCTCGTCAGCTTTGGTGGGGACATCGCATACCCGCTTGGTATTGTGAGGATTGTGGAGAGATGACCGTATCTCGTACCGATATCCATACATGTCCAAAGTGTGAAAGCGAGAAGCTTACTCAAGACAATGATGTATTAGATACCTGGTTCAGCTCGGCGCTCTGGCCGTTCTCTACCCTCGGCTGGCCTGATCAAACAGAGGATATGAAGCACTTCTACCCAACGAACGTATTAGTAACAGGATATGACATTATCTTTTTCTGGGTAGCACGTATGATGTTTACCGCTCATGAATTTACGGATCAGAATCCGTTTAAGAACGTACTGATTACCGGATTAGTTCGGGATGCTGAGGGACGCAAGATGTCTAAGTCTCTAGGAAACGGCGTTGATCCGATGGAGGTTATTGAGCAGTATGGAGCGGATGCGATGCGTTTCATGTTGGCGACGGGGAATACACCTGGTAATGACCAACGCTTCCGTTGGGAACGTGTAGAAGCTGCTCGCAACTTCGCTAATAAGATTTGGAACGCTTCTCGCTTTGCTTTAATGAATTTAGAAGGTATTACAGTGCAAGACATCGATTTATCCGGCCCATTAGGTACGACAGACAAGTGGATTCTGACTCGCTTAAATGAAACCATTGAGGGAGTGACTAGGCTTCTAGAGCAATTTGAATTTGGAGAAGCGGGTCGTACGCTTTATAACTTTATCTGGGACGATTTATGCGACTGGTATATTGAGATGGCTAAACCTCATTTATACGGGGAAGATGCAGCAGCGAAAAGAACGACGCAATCTGTGCTTTCTCATGTGTTAGAGAATACTCTTCGTTTGTTGCACCCGTTCATGCCGTTTATCACAGAGGAGATCTGGCAGCATCTTCCGCATGTTGGAAAGAGTATTACGGTTGCGGAGTGGCCGAAGGTGAATGAGTCGCTTCATTTCCCAGACTCGGTTAAACAAATGGGCTTGTTGATGGATGTCATTCGCAATGTAAGAAATATACGTGCAGAAATGAATGTTCCATTAAGCAAGAAAATCGAATTAATGATCAAGCCTACCAATGAAGAAGCTGGGTCCTTGTTAGTGCAAGGGGAAGAATATATCCGCCGTTTCTGCAATCCTGAAAAGCTAGAAATTTCTTTAAGCCTGACTACACCGGATAAGGTGGTTTCCGCAGTCGTCACAGGTGCAGAAATCTATCTTCCATTAGCTGGTTTAATTGACTTAGATAAGGAAATTGCCCGTCTAGAGAAGGAAGCAGACAATCTGCAGAAAGAAGTAGAAAGAGTAGAAAAGAAACTGAGTAATCAAGGTTTCCTAGCGAAAGCTCCAGAGCAGGTTGTAGAAGAAGAGCGAGCTAAGGGTCGCGACTATCAAGAAAAACTAGAAACGGTGAAGGCTCGTATTGTTGAATTAAAGAGCTAA
- a CDS encoding FtsX-like permease family protein, with protein MNRIFLIAWKNLKRKVSRTLLLAGSAGLTAFILFASYFFVHSMERSIEASSSRLGADLLVVPKGYGSQAGDLIISGTATPFYMDQEVLGKIRSIPEVELAAAQVYLQTVSTVCCRTEGDFPIVAFDPASDFTLKHWMADKKELGPYDILIGSAAGGDNFLFHYDNEYVEEWVTLFGKDFSVKGVMFPTGMGTDNTIFMHMEAARELNGKEGSGLEYPKDQISIVLVKVRPGMESLVKREMEKLQLDVDIVQGKGLQDMVNTQIFPVKLLSYLMIVLVLVMSSLQVATMFTALISERRKEIGMLRAMGATRGATYRLLLLEAGMASLIGASIGSIMSAAGLYDNRILIMQVLQLPLLFPDWVSGLMIGLITTAVTVGISVLAAFFPIRSTIKMEPYEAIREGE; from the coding sequence TTGAATCGGATTTTTTTAATTGCCTGGAAAAACTTAAAGAGAAAAGTATCGAGAACTTTACTCTTAGCGGGAAGTGCAGGTTTAACGGCCTTTATCTTATTTGCTAGTTATTTTTTTGTTCATTCTATGGAACGAAGTATTGAAGCTAGTTCGAGCCGATTAGGAGCGGATTTATTGGTTGTTCCTAAGGGTTACGGCAGCCAAGCGGGAGATCTCATTATCTCAGGAACAGCTACGCCCTTTTATATGGACCAAGAGGTGTTGGGGAAAATTCGGTCCATACCGGAAGTAGAACTTGCCGCAGCCCAAGTGTACCTTCAGACGGTTTCAACGGTTTGTTGTCGAACGGAAGGCGACTTTCCTATTGTCGCGTTTGACCCTGCTAGTGATTTTACGCTGAAGCACTGGATGGCAGACAAAAAGGAATTAGGTCCATATGATATCTTAATTGGCTCTGCTGCAGGTGGAGATAACTTTTTATTTCACTACGATAATGAATATGTAGAAGAGTGGGTTACTCTATTTGGAAAAGATTTTTCAGTCAAAGGGGTCATGTTTCCTACAGGAATGGGTACGGACAACACCATTTTTATGCATATGGAGGCTGCGCGTGAGCTTAATGGAAAGGAAGGATCAGGTTTAGAGTATCCTAAAGATCAGATCTCTATCGTACTTGTGAAGGTGCGTCCCGGGATGGAAAGTCTCGTAAAGAGAGAGATGGAAAAGCTTCAATTAGATGTAGATATTGTGCAAGGAAAAGGGCTGCAAGATATGGTGAATACACAAATCTTCCCTGTGAAATTACTAAGCTATTTGATGATTGTGTTAGTACTAGTTATGAGTTCTTTGCAGGTAGCGACCATGTTTACGGCCTTAATCAGTGAAAGACGAAAGGAAATCGGAATGCTTCGAGCAATGGGAGCAACCCGAGGTGCAACCTATCGATTACTCCTTCTTGAAGCAGGCATGGCCTCTCTTATTGGGGCGAGTATAGGTTCCATCATGTCAGCAGCAGGGCTGTATGATAACCGGATATTAATCATGCAGGTTTTGCAGCTTCCATTGCTGTTCCCAGATTGGGTTTCCGGGTTGATGATTGGTTTAATTACGACGGCCGTGACCGTAGGGATTTCAGTATTAGCCGCTTTTTTCCCTATTCGAAGCACGATAAAAATGGAACCCTATGAAGCGATACGGGAAGGGGAGTAG
- a CDS encoding cbb3-type cytochrome c oxidase subunit I yields the protein MFSNTEHSAAKNFWYTAIFWLLISMLAGLVVAIKQMSPDFLGGTSWLTYGRVRPIHTNGVLLAWLSMVNVGCMFYIVPKLLRTKLWSERLGNITCVLWNIGIVAAVLALAAGHSSGVEYAELPLWLDLTVAFVVILVMINVYMTIKNRKEKQLFVSIWYFVGSLIWLPGVWIVGNVPAPLVGGAIQANMNWFYGHNVLGLWFTTVGIGTMYYLLPKLTGRPLYSHKLSLIGFWTIGTFYVWNGPHHLVNSPIPLWLMKAGIIPSILLIIPVWTVLANVLGTMKGQWHQVQDNVNLKFLITAMIFYLMACLQGPFQALMSVSAVVKYTHWVPGHAHMAPFGAFSFIGFIMIYFAIPRITGREIYSKSLMSWHYYLSVSGFLIFAFSMWIAGVMQGFAWMEATPFIETVRMSAPFVAVRAVGGTLMIVAQFFFAYNIYMTTKAGKAFKTDKSEDVTVTA from the coding sequence ATGTTTAGTAACACAGAACATAGTGCAGCTAAAAACTTTTGGTATACAGCGATCTTCTGGCTGCTGATCTCTATGCTGGCTGGTTTAGTCGTGGCCATTAAGCAAATGTCGCCTGACTTTCTAGGGGGTACCAGCTGGTTGACTTATGGTCGGGTTCGTCCTATTCATACAAACGGAGTATTACTAGCTTGGTTGTCGATGGTGAATGTAGGTTGTATGTTCTATATTGTACCGAAGCTTCTTCGCACGAAGCTGTGGAGTGAGAGACTAGGGAATATTACTTGTGTCTTGTGGAATATCGGTATTGTTGCTGCTGTTTTAGCCTTGGCGGCCGGTCACAGTTCAGGAGTGGAATACGCTGAACTTCCACTATGGTTGGATCTTACTGTAGCTTTTGTTGTTATCTTAGTGATGATTAACGTTTATATGACGATTAAAAACCGAAAAGAAAAGCAATTATTCGTTAGTATTTGGTATTTCGTAGGATCTCTCATTTGGCTTCCAGGTGTGTGGATTGTAGGTAATGTTCCTGCTCCATTGGTAGGAGGAGCCATCCAAGCCAATATGAACTGGTTCTATGGACATAACGTATTAGGATTATGGTTTACGACAGTTGGGATCGGTACGATGTATTATTTGTTGCCTAAACTAACTGGTAGACCCTTATATAGTCATAAACTCTCTTTAATTGGGTTTTGGACGATTGGAACTTTTTATGTTTGGAATGGACCACACCACTTAGTAAATAGTCCAATTCCTCTTTGGTTGATGAAAGCAGGGATCATCCCTTCCATTCTATTAATTATTCCAGTTTGGACCGTATTAGCGAATGTATTAGGGACGATGAAGGGACAATGGCACCAAGTACAGGATAATGTAAACTTGAAGTTTTTAATTACAGCCATGATCTTCTATCTAATGGCATGTCTGCAAGGGCCATTCCAGGCGTTGATGTCGGTTAGTGCGGTTGTCAAGTACACTCACTGGGTACCTGGGCATGCTCATATGGCACCATTTGGAGCCTTCTCCTTTATTGGTTTTATCATGATCTATTTTGCAATTCCTCGTATCACAGGTCGAGAAATTTACAGTAAGTCTCTGATGAGCTGGCATTATTATTTGTCGGTTTCCGGTTTCCTCATCTTTGCTTTTAGTATGTGGATTGCTGGAGTAATGCAAGGATTTGCTTGGATGGAAGCTACTCCGTTTATTGAGACTGTAAGAATGTCTGCACCGTTTGTTGCTGTTCGTGCTGTGGGCGGTACTTTGATGATTGTGGCTCAATTCTTCTTTGCTTATAACATTTACATGACGACAAAGGCAGGTAAAGCCTTTAAGACCGATAAATCTGAAGATGTAACCGTAACAGCCTAA
- the hemL gene encoding glutamate-1-semialdehyde 2,1-aminomutase, giving the protein MQKKHDRSQTLFEEAKKYIPGGVNSPVRAFRSVGMSPLYMDYGKGSKVYDVDGNEYIDYVGSWGPLILGHAHPEVVEAIKTITEKGTSFGAPTQLETEMAKLVSEIVPSIEVVRMVNSGTEATMSALRLARGYTKRNKIMKFEGCYHGHADSLLIKAGSGVATLALPDSPGVPSEVAGHTITVPYNDLDSVKLAFEKHGEDLAAVIVEPVAGNMGVVPPVPGFLEGLREITEQYGTLLIFDEVMTGFRVDYHCAQGKFGIKPDLTTLGKVIGGGLPVGAYGGRREIMEQIAPAGPIYQAGTLSGNPLAMTAGYTTLKELGKPGVFEELERKSARLEAGIRANCEQLGIPHYITRAGSMVCLFFTDEQVVNYDVAKTSDLERFAKYFRNMVEEGVSIPPSQFEGMFVSAAHSDDDIEFTIEANRKSLERL; this is encoded by the coding sequence ATGCAAAAGAAACATGATCGGTCTCAAACTCTATTTGAGGAAGCAAAAAAATACATACCAGGTGGTGTAAACAGCCCAGTTAGAGCTTTTCGTTCTGTGGGAATGTCGCCCCTATATATGGACTATGGAAAAGGGTCCAAGGTTTACGATGTAGATGGAAATGAGTACATAGATTATGTGGGTTCTTGGGGACCTCTGATTTTAGGCCATGCCCACCCTGAGGTAGTAGAAGCGATTAAGACCATTACAGAAAAGGGAACGAGTTTCGGAGCTCCTACCCAATTGGAAACCGAAATGGCTAAGCTCGTTTCGGAGATTGTTCCTTCGATTGAAGTCGTTAGAATGGTGAACTCTGGAACAGAAGCCACCATGAGTGCACTCCGCTTGGCTAGGGGATATACGAAGCGGAATAAAATTATGAAGTTTGAAGGCTGTTATCATGGACATGCAGATAGTCTATTAATAAAAGCGGGTTCTGGTGTTGCTACGCTTGCTTTACCTGATAGTCCGGGTGTGCCAAGTGAGGTGGCAGGGCATACCATTACCGTACCATACAATGACTTAGATAGTGTAAAGCTAGCTTTTGAGAAGCATGGAGAGGATCTGGCGGCCGTTATTGTAGAACCAGTTGCTGGAAATATGGGGGTTGTACCGCCGGTTCCAGGTTTCTTGGAAGGACTTCGCGAGATAACGGAGCAATACGGTACCCTCCTCATCTTTGATGAGGTGATGACGGGGTTCCGCGTGGATTACCATTGTGCTCAAGGAAAGTTTGGAATTAAGCCAGATCTTACGACACTTGGTAAGGTCATTGGAGGAGGGCTGCCTGTTGGTGCCTATGGCGGCCGAAGAGAAATCATGGAGCAAATTGCGCCAGCGGGTCCGATCTATCAAGCCGGTACTCTTTCAGGTAATCCATTAGCGATGACAGCCGGTTATACCACGTTGAAGGAGCTCGGTAAGCCAGGTGTGTTTGAGGAATTAGAACGCAAATCAGCTAGACTTGAGGCAGGGATTCGAGCGAATTGCGAGCAACTAGGTATTCCTCATTACATTACACGAGCAGGTTCAATGGTTTGCTTATTCTTTACGGATGAACAGGTTGTGAACTATGATGTGGCAAAGACAAGTGATTTAGAGCGATTTGCAAAATACTTCCGTAATATGGTGGAGGAAGGAGTCTCCATTCCACCTTCCCAATTTGAGGGTATGTTTGTTTCTGCCGCTCATTCGGATGATGATATTGAATTTACGATCGAGGCTAATCGCAAGTCTCTGGAAAGATTATAG
- a CDS encoding LysM peptidoglycan-binding domain-containing protein: MERHGLGSYQIDIKEVVQLSHEQLPIEEIEELEIVPQIVIEENGNEIEITGALILYGDYKGNQEAGKLDPADELPESYEESVQFEPLSAERGPFSPLARQDRFEYRIPVKISMPRNKVDDVDDVYAYINSFDYDLKTPYQIEVAASLMISGFSEKEELNTPFEFVHSAGDQSGQGFEFPDSFADRLEAIQQNLQSLENDDYQLPTYFEAGPDMVQQTSGPSEEGSRAEAAPAPPPQPAPQPAPQPTPAPEAVAPEVEVAPPEVEAVMPEVEAVPPEVEAVVPDVEEVVPKGKKEAAPEVIEPAQKGKGDILPREEQSTEQEWDNVVPMPNLASIEPEIEEKEEDVRVAITNKGTKKDQEPVSSLSSIFAKIPRREDRKEEEKEVRPSEEAKAAADQEGDNDALYLTNFMDNQSEQFTKLRICILQKNETIEEIAERYDLTVDSILRANSASRNQVAAGQLLYIPVKG, from the coding sequence ATGGAAAGGCATGGACTGGGTTCTTATCAAATTGATATTAAAGAAGTCGTTCAACTCTCACATGAGCAATTGCCAATAGAGGAAATTGAGGAATTGGAGATTGTTCCCCAAATTGTTATAGAAGAAAATGGGAATGAGATTGAAATTACAGGAGCATTAATTCTTTATGGGGACTATAAAGGAAATCAGGAAGCTGGAAAGTTAGACCCAGCGGATGAATTGCCGGAGTCCTATGAGGAATCTGTACAATTTGAACCCTTGTCTGCGGAAAGAGGGCCATTCTCTCCTCTAGCTAGACAAGATCGGTTTGAATATCGCATACCCGTCAAGATCTCTATGCCGCGTAATAAGGTGGATGATGTAGATGATGTATATGCCTACATTAACTCCTTTGATTATGATCTGAAAACTCCTTATCAGATTGAGGTCGCTGCTAGCTTAATGATTAGCGGCTTTTCGGAAAAGGAAGAATTGAACACACCTTTTGAATTCGTACATTCAGCAGGCGATCAATCCGGACAGGGGTTCGAATTTCCTGATTCCTTCGCAGATCGTCTCGAAGCCATTCAGCAGAATCTTCAATCCCTGGAAAATGATGATTATCAATTACCAACGTACTTTGAGGCGGGTCCAGATATGGTGCAGCAGACATCCGGACCTAGTGAAGAAGGGTCCCGAGCTGAGGCCGCGCCAGCCCCCCCACCACAGCCTGCACCACAACCGGCACCGCAGCCTACGCCAGCACCTGAAGCTGTTGCACCCGAGGTAGAGGTCGCACCGCCAGAAGTAGAGGCCGTAATGCCTGAGGTAGAAGCGGTTCCACCAGAAGTAGAGGCCGTTGTCCCTGATGTAGAGGAGGTTGTGCCAAAAGGGAAGAAAGAGGCTGCACCTGAAGTCATAGAACCGGCTCAGAAAGGAAAAGGAGATATCCTGCCAAGGGAAGAACAATCTACAGAGCAAGAATGGGATAATGTCGTTCCCATGCCTAATCTTGCCTCTATTGAACCTGAAATAGAGGAAAAAGAAGAAGATGTGAGGGTAGCCATTACGAATAAGGGAACAAAGAAAGATCAAGAACCGGTTTCTTCCCTGTCTTCTATCTTTGCTAAGATTCCGAGGCGAGAAGATAGAAAAGAAGAGGAGAAGGAAGTAAGACCTTCTGAAGAAGCGAAAGCTGCAGCGGATCAAGAAGGGGATAATGATGCTCTGTATCTAACCAATTTTATGGATAACCAGTCTGAACAGTTTACGAAGCTAAGAATATGCATCCTTCAAAAGAACGAGACAATAGAAGAGATTGCAGAGAGATACGATTTAACCGTTGACTCTATCTTACGTGCCAACTCAGCCTCACGAAACCAAGTGGCAGCTGGGCAATTGTTATACATTCCCGTAAAGGGGTGA
- a CDS encoding cytochrome c has translation MAKNHHKDEHVDVVNGMKQGHGKIPKVLIFVYTALGVWAVVYALLAGPLDERDTMASATGVSAEAGKALAGQCLACHGADLTGGIGPALVGVIDTLGEDEFIRVMKEGRGSMPALGAAWTEDQMGSMIEYLKTTK, from the coding sequence ATGGCTAAAAACCATCATAAAGATGAACACGTAGACGTCGTTAACGGGATGAAGCAAGGGCACGGAAAAATCCCTAAGGTACTCATATTTGTTTATACAGCCCTTGGGGTATGGGCAGTAGTTTATGCGCTATTGGCTGGTCCGCTAGATGAACGGGATACCATGGCGTCTGCTACGGGGGTAAGTGCAGAAGCAGGTAAGGCGCTAGCTGGACAGTGCTTGGCTTGTCACGGCGCGGATCTAACCGGCGGTATCGGTCCTGCATTAGTAGGGGTTATCGATACATTAGGTGAAGATGAGTTTATCCGAGTTATGAAAGAAGGGCGAGGTTCCATGCCAGCTCTTGGGGCTGCTTGGACAGAGGACCAGATGGGATCTATGATTGAATACTTGAAAACGACAAAATAG
- a CDS encoding ABC transporter ATP-binding protein — protein sequence MIRFHEVKKSYRLGRDRWVHALEDMSMEIHKGEFISIVGPSGSGKSTFLALAGMIDRPTEGQVWFDQMEVTSLSDAKRASIRSGKCGFVFQFPSLIPTLTSLENVMLPKTIAGRYETTDENSAFSLLEKVGLTDKAQHLPYQLSGGEQRRVAMARALMNEPEVVLADEPTGALDQENALIILDVFKRLNEEGKTILMVTHDLELAEHGHRLLRFEKGKLV from the coding sequence ATGATCCGATTTCATGAGGTCAAAAAAAGCTATCGTCTAGGACGAGATCGATGGGTTCACGCCTTAGAAGACATGAGTATGGAGATTCATAAGGGAGAATTCATATCCATCGTGGGACCGTCTGGAAGCGGGAAATCGACATTCCTAGCCTTAGCAGGCATGATTGACCGTCCTACTGAAGGACAGGTATGGTTTGATCAAATGGAGGTTACTAGCTTGTCTGATGCGAAAAGAGCTTCCATTCGTTCCGGGAAATGTGGTTTTGTTTTTCAATTTCCTAGCTTAATTCCTACCCTGACGTCGTTGGAAAATGTGATGCTTCCAAAAACAATAGCTGGTCGCTACGAGACAACGGATGAGAACAGCGCTTTTTCGTTGCTAGAGAAAGTAGGGCTTACGGACAAAGCGCAACATCTTCCCTACCAATTGAGTGGAGGGGAACAGCGCAGGGTGGCCATGGCTAGAGCCTTAATGAATGAACCCGAGGTGGTCTTGGCTGATGAGCCGACTGGAGCTTTAGATCAAGAAAACGCCCTTATCATACTAGACGTATTCAAGCGCTTGAATGAAGAGGGCAAAACGATCCTTATGGTGACTCATGACCTAGAGCTAGCAGAGCACGGGCATCGCCTCCTTCGATTTGAGAAGGGGAAATTGGTTTAA
- a CDS encoding cbb3-type cytochrome oxidase assembly protein: MSLSSMLLITVMATFSLSAILMYFGAKRMGQFEDIEGIKYRMLDDE; encoded by the coding sequence ATGAGCTTAAGTTCAATGCTGTTAATTACGGTTATGGCGACCTTCTCACTATCTGCCATTCTCATGTACTTCGGGGCGAAGAGGATGGGGCAGTTCGAAGATATTGAAGGGATCAAGTATAGAATGCTGGATGACGAATAA
- a CDS encoding cbb3-type cytochrome c oxidase subunit II gives MEKSALGIFLAAVVLFMMGTFATIILPFYDDQMMATSKNAEARAYAEGSPEASGREIYIREGCMTCHTQVVRPVKADLAMNIGPVTIPGDYQNDKPHLWGSNRVGPDLMWVGARTSAEWNLAHLKDPQEIVPGSIMPKYDYLSDQELNDLVAYLMSLKPAQ, from the coding sequence ATGGAAAAAAGCGCCTTAGGGATATTTTTAGCTGCGGTTGTCTTGTTTATGATGGGAACCTTCGCAACGATCATACTTCCCTTCTATGATGACCAAATGATGGCAACATCGAAAAATGCTGAAGCAAGAGCTTATGCTGAAGGTTCACCGGAAGCAAGCGGTCGAGAAATTTATATACGTGAAGGATGTATGACTTGTCATACTCAAGTGGTGCGTCCAGTAAAAGCAGACTTGGCTATGAACATTGGTCCAGTTACCATCCCAGGTGATTATCAGAATGATAAACCACATCTATGGGGATCCAATCGTGTAGGACCGGATTTAATGTGGGTGGGAGCTCGCACAAGCGCAGAGTGGAATTTAGCTCACTTGAAGGATCCTCAAGAAATCGTGCCTGGCTCTATTATGCCGAAGTATGATTACCTAAGCGATCAAGAGTTGAACGACCTAGTTGCCTACTTAATGAGTTTGAAGCCTGCCCAATAA